One window from the genome of Streptomyces sp. NBC_00708 encodes:
- a CDS encoding NPCBM/NEW2 domain-containing protein, translating to MRHLPSRPTRASRHRVVGALTAGLLCTAGAVVPAAAHTPAPTPAAAAEAANGLALTPPMGFNNWNSTHCRAEFNEAMVKGIADIFVEKGLKDAGYEYVNLDDCWAVPQRDAEGKLEADPVRFPHGIKAVADYVHAKGLKLGIYTSAGTKTCDSVGLPGALGHEFSDARQFADWGVDYLKYDNCNNQGVDAKERYTTMRDALAATGRPIVYSICEWGENKPWEWAAGLGNLWRTTGDINDSWSSMLSIMKQNLPLAAAAGPGHWNDPDMLEVGNGGMTDTEYRTHFSMWSVMAAPLLIGSDLRTASQETFDILSNEEVIAVDQDPLGKQGEVLSSEGGRWVVAKEMEDGSRAVALFNETGSAQRISTTAAAVGLPQASGYTVRDLWDHSTRNTAGGLSATVPAHGTVLLRVAADPRWAAHPPAVELALEGSPLVEAGRTAALTTGVTDLGRTPALAVSAALTGPAGWKVKAASATGTAALPTGRALTTRWRVTPPAGTAPGTYDLTLTARYRSPTGKRVRSSVPFQAHVVVAPPAAGGYLSDLPQLSASNGYGPVEKDTSNGESAAGDGHPLTIGGEVYAKGLGVHAASSVEYYAGGACDTVTARVGVDDEKGAKGTVAFEIWADGVKAASTGVLTNAMAPQPLSADVTGARVVRLVVTDGGDGVDSDHADWGDLRMTC from the coding sequence ATGCGTCATCTTCCAAGCCGTCCCACCCGGGCGAGCCGCCACAGAGTCGTCGGAGCCCTGACCGCGGGCCTGTTGTGTACCGCGGGGGCTGTCGTTCCAGCCGCCGCGCACACCCCCGCACCCACGCCGGCCGCCGCTGCCGAAGCGGCGAACGGACTTGCCCTCACCCCGCCCATGGGGTTCAACAACTGGAACTCCACGCATTGCCGTGCCGAGTTCAACGAGGCGATGGTCAAGGGAATCGCCGATATCTTCGTCGAGAAGGGCCTGAAGGACGCCGGGTACGAGTACGTCAATCTGGACGACTGCTGGGCCGTTCCGCAGCGCGACGCGGAAGGAAAACTCGAAGCCGATCCGGTGCGCTTTCCGCACGGCATCAAAGCGGTCGCGGACTACGTCCACGCCAAGGGACTCAAACTCGGGATCTACACCAGTGCCGGGACCAAGACCTGCGACAGCGTGGGACTTCCCGGCGCGCTCGGCCACGAGTTCAGCGACGCGCGACAGTTCGCTGACTGGGGCGTCGACTATCTCAAGTACGACAACTGCAACAACCAGGGCGTGGACGCCAAGGAGCGTTATACGACGATGCGCGACGCGCTCGCCGCGACCGGCCGGCCCATCGTCTACAGCATCTGCGAATGGGGCGAGAACAAGCCCTGGGAATGGGCCGCCGGGCTGGGCAATCTCTGGCGCACCACGGGCGACATCAACGACAGCTGGAGCAGCATGCTGTCGATCATGAAGCAGAACCTGCCGCTCGCCGCGGCGGCAGGTCCCGGGCACTGGAACGACCCCGACATGCTGGAGGTCGGCAACGGCGGGATGACGGACACCGAGTACCGCACCCACTTCTCGATGTGGTCGGTGATGGCGGCACCGCTGCTCATCGGGTCCGATCTGCGCACGGCCTCGCAGGAGACGTTCGACATCCTCTCCAACGAGGAGGTCATCGCCGTCGACCAGGACCCCCTGGGCAAGCAGGGTGAGGTGCTTTCCTCGGAGGGCGGGCGCTGGGTCGTCGCGAAGGAGATGGAGGACGGCAGCCGGGCGGTGGCGCTGTTCAACGAGACCGGCAGCGCTCAGCGGATCTCCACCACGGCAGCCGCGGTGGGCCTGCCGCAGGCCTCCGGGTACACCGTGCGCGACCTGTGGGACCACAGCACCCGCAACACGGCGGGGGGCCTCTCGGCGACCGTCCCCGCCCACGGCACCGTGCTGCTGCGCGTCGCGGCCGATCCCCGCTGGGCCGCGCACCCGCCCGCCGTGGAACTCGCCCTGGAGGGCAGCCCGCTCGTCGAGGCGGGCCGTACGGCGGCGCTGACGACCGGGGTGACCGACCTGGGCCGGACGCCCGCGCTCGCGGTGTCCGCCGCGCTCACCGGCCCGGCCGGCTGGAAGGTGAAGGCCGCTTCGGCGACGGGGACGGCGGCGCTGCCCACGGGCCGGGCGCTGACCACGCGCTGGCGGGTGACACCGCCCGCCGGAACGGCCCCGGGCACCTACGACCTGACGCTCACCGCCCGGTACCGCTCCCCCACCGGCAAGCGGGTGCGGTCGTCCGTCCCGTTCCAGGCCCATGTGGTCGTGGCACCACCGGCCGCCGGCGGCTATCTGAGCGACCTGCCGCAGCTGAGCGCGTCGAACGGCTACGGGCCCGTCGAGAAGGACACCAGCAACGGCGAGAGCGCGGCGGGCGACGGCCATCCGCTGACCATCGGGGGTGAGGTGTACGCCAAGGGCCTCGGGGTCCACGCGGCGAGCAGCGTCGAGTACTACGCGGGCGGCGCGTGCGACACCGTGACGGCCCGGGTGGGCGTCGACGACGAGAAGGGCGCCAAGGGCACCGTGGCCTTCGAGATCTGGGCGGACGGCGTGAAGGCCGCGTCGACCGGGGTGCTGACCAACGCGATGGCACCGCAGCCGCTCTCGGCGGACGTGACCGGGGCGCGGGTCGTCCGGCTGGTGGTCACCGACGGCGGCGACGGAGTCGACTCGGACCACGCGGACTGGGGGGACCTGCGGATGACGTGCTGA
- a CDS encoding ROK family protein → MQTHLVAALDIGGTKIAGALVDRDGTLVARAQRPTPARENGERVMEAVGGVLADLAASPRWSDATAVGIGSAGPVDAAGGTVSPVNVPGWRGFPLVGRVAEATGGLPVTLVGDGVAITAAEHWLGAARGHDNALCMVVSTGVGGGLVLGGALHPGPSGNAGHIGHISVDLDGDPCPCGARGCVERIASGPNIARRALDGGWRPGPDGDASAVGVAAAARAGDPVALASFERAAQALAAGIAATATLVEIDIAVIGGGVAGAGDLLFAPLRTALRRYATLSFVQQLTVVPAVMGNDAGLVGAAAAALAARTGADEGVPARAR, encoded by the coding sequence ATGCAGACCCACCTCGTCGCCGCCCTGGACATCGGGGGCACCAAGATCGCCGGCGCGTTGGTGGACCGGGACGGGACCCTCGTCGCACGCGCGCAGCGCCCGACGCCCGCGCGGGAGAACGGGGAACGCGTCATGGAGGCGGTCGGCGGCGTCCTGGCCGACCTGGCCGCGTCGCCGCGCTGGAGCGACGCGACGGCTGTCGGGATCGGCAGCGCGGGCCCGGTGGACGCCGCCGGGGGGACGGTCAGCCCGGTCAACGTGCCGGGCTGGCGGGGCTTCCCGCTGGTCGGGCGGGTCGCCGAGGCCACCGGCGGCCTTCCGGTCACCCTGGTCGGCGACGGCGTCGCGATCACCGCGGCGGAGCACTGGCTCGGCGCGGCACGCGGCCATGACAACGCGCTGTGCATGGTCGTCTCGACGGGCGTCGGCGGCGGACTCGTCCTCGGTGGCGCTCTGCACCCCGGGCCCAGCGGCAACGCCGGCCACATCGGGCACATCAGCGTGGACCTGGACGGCGACCCCTGCCCGTGCGGGGCACGCGGCTGCGTCGAGCGCATCGCGAGCGGCCCCAACATCGCGCGCCGCGCGCTGGACGGCGGCTGGCGGCCCGGCCCGGACGGGGACGCGTCCGCGGTGGGCGTCGCGGCGGCGGCGCGGGCGGGTGACCCGGTCGCCCTGGCCTCCTTCGAGCGCGCCGCCCAGGCCCTCGCCGCGGGGATCGCCGCGACGGCGACCCTGGTCGAGATCGACATCGCTGTCATCGGCGGCGGGGTGGCCGGTGCGGGCGACCTGCTGTTCGCACCGCTGCGCACCGCGCTGCGCCGGTACGCCACGCTGTCCTTCGTCCAGCAGCTGACGGTGGTGCCCGCCGTCATGGGCAACGACGCGGGCCTGGTGGGCGCGGCGGCGGCCGCCCTCGCCGCACGGACGGGCGCGGACGAGGGCGTACCGGCGCGGGCGCGCTGA
- a CDS encoding LacI family transcriptional regulator: MAETARHPEPRYGNRPTMKDVAARAGVGLKTVSRVVNSEPGVTPDTERRVQEAIEALGFRRNDSARVLRKGRTASIGLVLEDLADPFYGPLSRAVEEVARAHGALLINGSSAEDPEREQELVLALCARRVDGLIVIPAADDHRYLEPEIKAGVATVFVDRPAGRIEADMVLSDSFGGAREGVAHLIAHGHRRIGFIGDQPRIHTATERLRGYHAAMAEAGITVEDSWVSLGPTDADRVRAAAETMLGGPEPVTALFSGNNRVTVTAVRVLADRERPVALVGFDDIELADLLGITVISQDAAAVGRTAAEHLFRRLDGSDHTPARVELPTRLIARGSGEIPPS; the protein is encoded by the coding sequence GTGGCCGAGACCGCCCGTCATCCCGAGCCCCGTTACGGCAACCGGCCGACCATGAAGGACGTGGCCGCCCGTGCCGGGGTGGGCCTGAAGACGGTCTCGCGCGTGGTCAACAGCGAACCGGGCGTCACCCCGGACACCGAGCGCCGCGTCCAGGAGGCCATCGAGGCCCTGGGCTTCCGCCGCAACGACAGCGCGCGCGTGCTTCGCAAGGGCAGGACCGCCTCCATCGGACTGGTCCTGGAGGACCTCGCGGACCCCTTCTACGGGCCGCTGAGCCGCGCGGTGGAAGAGGTGGCCCGCGCGCACGGCGCCCTGCTCATCAACGGTTCCAGCGCCGAGGACCCGGAGCGCGAGCAGGAACTGGTCCTCGCCCTGTGCGCGCGCCGGGTGGACGGGCTGATCGTGATCCCGGCCGCCGACGACCACCGCTATCTGGAGCCGGAGATCAAGGCCGGGGTGGCGACCGTCTTCGTGGACCGCCCGGCCGGGCGCATCGAGGCGGACATGGTGCTCTCGGACAGCTTCGGCGGGGCCCGTGAGGGCGTCGCCCATCTGATCGCGCACGGCCACCGCCGGATCGGCTTCATCGGCGACCAGCCGCGCATCCACACCGCGACCGAGCGTCTGCGCGGCTACCACGCGGCGATGGCGGAGGCGGGCATAACCGTCGAGGACTCCTGGGTCTCGCTCGGCCCCACGGACGCCGACCGGGTCCGCGCCGCCGCCGAGACGATGCTCGGCGGCCCGGAACCCGTGACGGCGCTCTTCTCCGGCAACAACCGGGTGACGGTGACCGCGGTGCGCGTCCTGGCGGACCGGGAGCGCCCGGTCGCCCTGGTGGGCTTCGACGACATCGAGCTGGCGGACCTGCTCGGCATCACCGTCATCTCCCAGGACGCGGCGGCGGTGGGCCGCACCGCCGCCGAGCACCTCTTCCGCCGCCTCGACGGGTCCGACCACACCCCGGCACGGGTGGAGCTGCCGACCCGGCTGATCGCCCGCGGCTCCGGCGAAATCCCTCCGTCCTGA
- a CDS encoding HpcH/HpaI aldolase/citrate lyase family protein, with product MGQQEKVATSLAGAVSDGISASLAAVDAELARRYPGDPGTRQPVHTVYVPGDTFTAGTLRTWGDEALKALDEHAPDASALAGVLGIPDELAGPVYDRVRAKLEREPVEDLRIDFEDGYGPRSDAEEDEAAARAARLVSEAYANGTAAPYMGIRMKCMEAAVRDRGIRTTDVFLTGLMQAGGLPEGLVLTLPKVTYPEQVTAFVQLLEAFEQAHGLPAGRLGFEIQIETSQSILAADGTAAVARMIDAARGRATGLHYGTFDYSACVGVSAAYQASDHPAADHAKAVMQVAAAGTGVRVSDGSTNVLPVGPTPQVHEAWRLHYGLTRRALARAYYQGWDMHPGHLPTRYAAVYTFYREGLEQAAARLAAYVAKAGGDVMDEPATAKALSGYLLRGIDCGALDTDEVARLTGLTRADLDAFASPRRGTLTVTAP from the coding sequence ATGGGTCAGCAGGAGAAGGTGGCGACGAGCCTCGCCGGTGCGGTCAGCGACGGGATCAGCGCGTCCCTCGCGGCGGTGGACGCCGAACTCGCCCGCCGCTACCCGGGCGACCCCGGCACCCGCCAGCCCGTGCACACGGTCTACGTACCGGGCGACACCTTCACGGCCGGCACCCTGCGCACCTGGGGCGACGAGGCGCTGAAGGCGCTCGACGAGCACGCCCCCGACGCATCGGCCCTCGCCGGGGTCCTCGGCATCCCGGACGAGCTGGCCGGCCCCGTGTACGACCGCGTGCGCGCCAAGCTGGAGCGTGAGCCCGTCGAGGACCTGCGCATCGACTTCGAGGACGGCTACGGGCCCCGCTCCGACGCCGAGGAGGACGAGGCGGCGGCCCGCGCGGCCCGGCTCGTCTCGGAGGCGTACGCCAACGGCACGGCGGCGCCGTACATGGGCATCCGGATGAAGTGCATGGAGGCCGCCGTCCGCGACCGGGGCATCCGCACCACGGACGTCTTCCTCACCGGTCTGATGCAGGCGGGCGGACTCCCCGAAGGACTGGTCCTCACCCTGCCGAAGGTGACGTACCCGGAGCAGGTCACCGCCTTCGTCCAGCTCCTCGAAGCCTTCGAGCAGGCGCACGGGCTGCCGGCCGGACGGCTCGGCTTCGAGATCCAGATCGAGACCAGCCAGTCCATCCTGGCCGCCGACGGCACCGCCGCGGTGGCCCGCATGATCGACGCGGCGCGGGGGCGGGCGACCGGTCTGCACTACGGCACCTTCGACTACAGCGCCTGCGTCGGCGTCAGCGCCGCGTACCAGGCGAGCGACCACCCGGCCGCCGACCACGCCAAGGCCGTCATGCAGGTCGCCGCCGCGGGCACCGGCGTACGCGTCTCGGACGGCTCGACCAACGTCCTGCCCGTCGGCCCCACCCCGCAGGTCCACGAGGCCTGGCGGCTGCACTACGGCCTCACGCGGCGCGCCCTGGCCCGCGCCTACTACCAGGGCTGGGACATGCACCCCGGCCACCTGCCGACCCGGTACGCGGCCGTCTATACGTTCTACCGTGAGGGCCTGGAGCAGGCCGCCGCCCGGCTCGCCGCGTACGTCGCCAAGGCGGGCGGCGACGTGATGGACGAACCGGCCACCGCCAAGGCGCTGAGCGGCTACCTGCTGCGCGGCATCGACTGCGGCGCCCTGGACACCGACGAGGTGGCGAGGCTGACCGGGCTGACCCGTGCAGACCTCGACGCCTTCGCCTCGCCCCGGCGCGGCACCCTGACGGTCACGGCGCCGTAG
- a CDS encoding electron transfer flavoprotein subunit alpha/FixB family protein yields the protein MAEVLVYVDHVDGAVRKPTLELLTLARRIGEPVAVALGNGAADTADVLAEHGAVKVLTADAPEFAEYLVVPKVDALQAAFDAVSPAAVLLSSSAEAKEIAARLAVRIGSGIITDAVDLEAGDEGPVATQSAFAASYTTKSRVSKGVPVITVKPNSAPVEPASAAGAVETLAVTFSAQATGTKVLSRTPRESTGRPELTEAAIVVSGGRGVNGAENFAVIEALADSLGAAVGASRAAVDAGWYPHTNQVGQTGKSVSPQLYIASGISGAIQHRAGMQTSKTIVAVNKDAEAPIFDLVDYGVVGDLFDVVPQLTEEINTRKG from the coding sequence ATGGCTGAAGTTCTCGTCTATGTCGACCACGTGGACGGTGCCGTCCGCAAGCCCACCCTGGAGCTGCTGACGCTCGCCCGCCGCATCGGCGAGCCCGTCGCCGTCGCCCTGGGCAACGGCGCCGCGGACACCGCCGACGTGCTTGCCGAGCACGGCGCGGTCAAGGTGCTGACCGCCGACGCCCCCGAGTTCGCCGAGTACCTCGTGGTGCCGAAGGTGGACGCCCTCCAGGCCGCCTTCGACGCCGTGTCCCCGGCCGCCGTACTGCTGTCCTCCTCCGCGGAGGCCAAGGAGATCGCGGCCCGCCTCGCGGTCCGTATCGGTTCCGGCATCATCACCGACGCCGTCGATCTGGAAGCCGGCGACGAGGGCCCGGTCGCCACGCAGTCCGCGTTCGCCGCCTCGTACACGACCAAGTCCCGTGTCTCCAAGGGTGTTCCGGTCATCACGGTCAAGCCGAACTCCGCCCCGGTCGAGCCGGCCTCGGCCGCCGGTGCCGTCGAGACCCTCGCGGTCACCTTCTCGGCGCAGGCCACCGGTACGAAGGTGCTTTCGCGTACGCCGCGTGAGTCGACGGGCCGTCCGGAGCTGACGGAGGCCGCGATCGTGGTCTCCGGTGGCCGCGGCGTCAACGGCGCGGAGAACTTCGCGGTCATCGAGGCCCTCGCGGACTCGCTGGGTGCCGCGGTGGGCGCCTCGCGCGCCGCCGTGGACGCGGGCTGGTACCCGCACACCAACCAGGTCGGCCAGACCGGCAAGTCCGTCTCCCCGCAGCTCTACATCGCCTCCGGCATCTCCGGCGCGATCCAGCACCGGGCCGGGATGCAGACCTCGAAGACCATCGTCGCGGTCAACAAGGACGCCGAGGCCCCGATCTTCGACCTCGTCGACTACGGCGTCGTCGGCGACCTCTTCGACGTCGTCCCCCAGCTCACCGAGGAGATCAACACCCGCAAGGGCTGA
- a CDS encoding electron transfer flavoprotein subunit beta/FixA family protein yields the protein MSLRIVVTVKYVPDATGDRHFADDLTLDREDVDGLLSELDEYAVEQALQIADAADDAEVTVLTVGPEDAKDALRKALSMGADKAVHVEDDGLHGTDALGTSLVLAKAVEETGYDLVISGMASTDGTMGVVPALLAERLGVPQVTLLSQVSVEGGVVRGRRDGDSASEELEASLPAVVSVTDQSGEARYPSFKGIMAAKKKPVKSLDLDDLGIDADEVGLAGAWTAVDSATERPARTAGTIVKDEGEGGKQLAEFLAGQKFI from the coding sequence GTGAGCTTGAGGATCGTTGTCACTGTGAAGTACGTGCCCGACGCGACCGGTGACCGGCATTTCGCCGATGACCTGACGTTGGACCGTGAGGATGTCGACGGTCTGCTGTCGGAGCTGGACGAGTATGCGGTCGAGCAGGCGTTGCAGATCGCGGACGCGGCGGATGACGCGGAGGTCACTGTGCTGACGGTGGGTCCGGAGGATGCCAAGGACGCGTTGCGCAAGGCGTTGTCGATGGGTGCGGACAAGGCGGTTCACGTCGAGGACGACGGTCTGCACGGTACGGATGCGCTGGGGACGTCGTTGGTGCTGGCGAAGGCGGTCGAGGAGACCGGGTACGACCTGGTGATCTCGGGGATGGCGTCGACGGACGGCACGATGGGTGTGGTTCCGGCGCTGCTGGCGGAGCGGCTGGGTGTGCCGCAGGTGACGTTGCTGTCGCAGGTGTCCGTCGAGGGTGGTGTGGTGCGGGGGCGTCGTGACGGGGACAGTGCGTCGGAGGAGCTGGAGGCGTCGCTGCCGGCGGTGGTGTCGGTGACCGACCAGTCGGGTGAGGCCCGTTATCCGTCGTTCAAGGGGATCATGGCGGCGAAGAAGAAGCCGGTGAAGTCCCTGGATCTGGACGACCTGGGGATCGACGCGGACGAGGTGGGTCTGGCGGGTGCGTGGACCGCGGTCGATTCCGCGACCGAGCGTCCGGCCCGCACCGCGGGCACGATCGTGAAGGACGAGGGCGAGGGCGGCAAGCAGCTGGCCGAGTTCCTGGCCGGCCAGAAGTTCATCTAG
- a CDS encoding flavin reductase family protein, which translates to MTAAPELGTSRTASPDLLRSVFRQHAAGVAVITAAGERPVGFTATSLNSVAAEPPLVSFGVGTSSSSWPVLATAEHVGVHILGEHQQELAATFARSGADRFGPSTFWRSGPEGVPLLDGVLAWLVCRVVARVPAGDHRIVIAQVVEGDPAGGGRPLVYHQGRFTALRD; encoded by the coding sequence ATGACGGCAGCACCCGAGCTCGGCACTTCGCGCACGGCATCCCCGGACCTCCTGCGTTCGGTGTTCCGGCAGCACGCCGCCGGAGTCGCCGTGATCACCGCCGCCGGCGAGCGGCCCGTCGGCTTCACCGCCACGTCGCTCAACTCCGTGGCCGCCGAGCCGCCCCTCGTCTCCTTCGGCGTCGGCACCTCGTCCTCCAGCTGGCCCGTGCTCGCCACGGCCGAGCACGTCGGCGTGCACATACTCGGCGAGCACCAGCAGGAGCTGGCCGCCACCTTCGCCCGCAGCGGCGCCGACCGGTTCGGCCCGTCCACCTTTTGGCGCAGCGGGCCGGAAGGCGTTCCGCTGCTCGACGGCGTGCTGGCCTGGCTGGTCTGCCGCGTCGTGGCCCGCGTCCCGGCGGGGGACCACCGCATCGTGATCGCGCAGGTGGTCGAGGGCGACCCGGCGGGCGGCGGCCGGCCGCTGGTCTATCACCAGGGCCGGTTCACGGCTCTGCGAGACTGA
- a CDS encoding thioredoxin family protein, whose translation MDGQARTERLDAARLGAELGERATLVQFSSAFCQPCRATRRTLTEVAGMVEGVAHVEIDAEAHLALVRALDISRTPTVLVLDAEGRIIRRAVGQPRTVDVVAALGQAI comes from the coding sequence GTGGACGGGCAGGCGCGTACGGAGAGGCTGGACGCGGCGCGACTCGGCGCGGAACTGGGGGAGCGGGCCACGCTCGTCCAGTTCTCCAGCGCCTTCTGCCAGCCTTGCCGGGCCACCCGCCGCACCCTGACGGAGGTGGCCGGGATGGTCGAAGGGGTCGCCCATGTGGAGATCGACGCGGAGGCACACCTCGCGCTCGTACGGGCCCTGGACATCAGCCGGACCCCGACGGTGCTGGTCCTCGACGCGGAGGGCCGGATCATCCGCCGGGCCGTCGGGCAGCCCCGTACCGTCGACGTCGTCGCCGCTCTCGGGCAGGCGATATGA
- a CDS encoding 1-acyl-sn-glycerol-3-phosphate acyltransferase has product MAELVYRPVIGAARTFFKALDLKIDTQGSEHIPKTGGAVLVSNHISYLDFIFSGLAALPQKRLVRFMAKESVFRHKVSGPLMRGMKHIPVDRKQGEDAYAHALASLRSGEIVGVFPEATISESFTLKSFKSGAARLAQEAGVPLIPMALWGTQRLWTKGRPRNFKRNHTPVTIRVGEPVEAPTDQYAGAITRRLRERVQELLEAAQRAYPVRPKDASDTWWVPAHLGGTAPTPAEVRERG; this is encoded by the coding sequence ATGGCAGAACTCGTCTATCGGCCGGTCATCGGCGCCGCTCGCACGTTTTTCAAGGCGCTCGACCTGAAGATCGACACTCAGGGTTCGGAGCACATCCCGAAGACCGGTGGCGCTGTTCTGGTCAGCAACCACATCAGTTATCTGGACTTCATCTTCAGCGGGCTCGCGGCACTCCCGCAGAAGCGGCTGGTCCGCTTCATGGCCAAGGAATCCGTTTTCCGGCACAAGGTCTCCGGGCCGCTGATGCGCGGCATGAAGCACATTCCCGTCGACCGCAAGCAGGGTGAGGACGCGTACGCGCACGCGCTGGCCTCGCTGCGGTCCGGGGAGATCGTCGGGGTGTTCCCCGAGGCGACGATCTCGGAGTCCTTCACGCTCAAGAGCTTCAAGTCGGGTGCGGCGCGCCTGGCCCAGGAAGCGGGAGTGCCGCTGATTCCGATGGCGCTGTGGGGCACGCAGCGGCTGTGGACCAAGGGCAGGCCGCGTAACTTCAAGCGCAATCACACCCCGGTGACGATCCGCGTCGGCGAGCCGGTGGAGGCCCCCACCGACCAGTACGCGGGCGCCATCACGCGCCGGCTGCGCGAGCGCGTGCAGGAGCTGCTCGAAGCGGCCCAGCGGGCCTATCCGGTCCGGCCGAAGGACGCCAGTGACACGTGGTGGGTGCCCGCGCACCTGGGCGGTACGGCTCCGACACCGGCCGAGGTGCGTGAGCGGGGCTGA